The following nucleotide sequence is from Negativicutes bacterium.
GGAAGGTGAAATGGATGAAGCGCCTATGCTTTTCATCGGCGAAAAAGTCGGCAACGGCCAGGGCCCGCAGGTCGACATCGCGGTGGATCCGCTGGAGGGAACAAATTTAGTAGCAAAAGGCTTGCCCGGAGCGATTTCTTGTCTGGCAGCGGCGCCGGCCGGCTGTTTGCTGCATGCGCCTGATATGTACATGGAAAAAATTGCCGTCGGTCCGGCAGCGGCCGGCCTGATTGATATCAATTGGCCGGTCAGCAAGAATCTGGAGGCGGTTGCCAAAGCCAAACAAAAATCGATCAGCGAAGTAACCCTGATTTGTCTGGACCGCGAACGCCACAGTGAAATTATCCGCCAAGCCAGAGAAGCAGGCGCCCGGATACGTTTGATTACCGACGGTGATGTATCCGCCGCCGTTTCGACCGCAATTGAAGACAGCGGTATCGATATCATGATTGGCACCGGCGGCGCTCCGGAAGGCGTCTTGGCGGCGGCCGCTTTAAAATGTATGGGCGGTGAGCTGCAGGGGCGGCTGATTCCGATGAATGAGACGGAGAAAACCCGCGTCCTGGCCATGGGTTTGCAATTGGGCAAGGTACTTCGCCTGAATGACTTGGTGAAAACCGATGACGTTTTCTTTTCTTCCACCGGTATCTCGGACGGGGATTTACTAAAAGGCGTCCGCTATTCCGGCAACGGCATCGCCAAGACCCAGTCGATTGTGATGCGCGGCAGATCGGGTACCGTACGGATCATTGAAGCGACTCACCGTTTGGCTCAAAAACAGTGGAATTTTTAAATGCGTCAGCAATTTCAGAGTAAAACCCGCAGGAAAGCGCTGCCGTTCCGCCTGCTGAGCGCGGACAGTCAGAATACGCTGCTGGAGGAACCGGATCTTGAGATACTGATCCGGCAGGGTGAGGAAGTGCTCTTGCCGGACGCGGCGGATTGGATTCCACTGCCGGCCGGCGCCGGTCTGATTTCACTGCCCGGACGCGTGCCGCTCGGTATCGACGCCAAAGGGCGGGTGATGGAAGTGCAGGACAGACTGGCAGTAGCGGCAACCCTGCCGCAAGGTTATACCAGACTCGGGCTGCCGGCGTTTCGTGAAATGCCGGCGGCGGCAGAACTGCCATTATACGGTTATGCGGCGGTCGCCTGGCAGCAGGGTGCTGTTTGGGTAGCCGCCCATGCTACCGATACCATGCGTGACCGCTGGGATCCCAAACATTTTTCCACGGACGCGCTGGAAGATTGCATTCGGCGGCGTCAGGCGGAATTTCCGCAGAACCGGATTATCGCGCAATTAGCTCACTGTGCGCTGGATTACAGCTGCTTTACGGCACAAAATATGTTTTATCGCCGCTGGGAGGCAGGGATTCCCGTGTCGCCGCAGTGTAATGCCCGCTGCTTGGGCTGTATTTCCCTGCAGCCTTCCGAATGTTGTCCCTCTCCGCAAACCAGATTGACTTTCGTGCCCGGCGTTGAGGAAATCAGCGCAATCGGCGCCGCCCATCTGGAACTGGCGGAGGATGCAATCATCAGCTTCGGTCAGGGTTGTGAAGGGGAACCCTCTCTGCAATGGCCGGTGCTGTGCCAGGCAATGCGAGAAATCCGGCAGCAGACGAAAGCAGGCAGCATCAACATCAATTCCAACGCCGGTGATTCGAAAGCCATCGCTGCTTTGGCGAAGAACGGATTGGACAGTATCCGGATCAGCCTGAATTCGGTCCGCCCTGCGTTTTATAACGCCTATTACCGTCCCGTTAATTATCAATTGCAGGATGTTTTCCGTTCAATGGAGATTTGCCGGGAAAACGGGGTGCAGATCGCCTTGAATCTGCTCTCTTTCCCGGGCATTACCGACCGGGAAAGAGAACTGGAAGCGCTGCTTTTGTGTATTCGCAAATATAAAATCAGCATGGTGCAGATGCGCAACCTGAATATTGACCCTGATCTCTATTGGCGGCAAATGGCGCCGGATCCGGAGCGGGATGGCGCCGCTCTGGGCTTAGGCAAAGAAATTGCCATTTTGCAGGCGGAAAACGATTTACTGGTTGGCTCATTTTCCCGCAGCGTCAGGAAATAGCCGCCGCGCCTGCCGATCGCTATCCTAAAATCCTCCACGCTTTGCCTAAGATTCTACTTGCTTCACCCATCTGTATATGCTATAATAAACGCATTCTAACATTATTAGAAACCGAGGTGAAGCATCATGAAAGACAAAATCCATCCCAAAATGTATGAAGCCGATGTAATTTGCGCTTGCGGCGAACGGTTTAAAGCTCTCTCCACCCAAAAAGAAGTGCGTGTGGAGCTCTGCTCCAAATGTCATCCTTTCTTTACCGGCAAACAAAAACTGGTGGATACCGGTGGCCGTGTTGACCGCTTCAGAAGACGTTGGGGCTTAAAAGACGAAACAGAGGCGTAGCCAAATTGGAACAAGCAGTTTTTGGTCCGATCCAATGCTGCTTGTTTCATCATGTACACATTTAGTAATCCTCAGCTAGACAGAAAGATCAGGTGACTTATGGCAACAGGGAAAAAATATGCCGCATATGGCGGTCAGGCTGTGATTGAAGGCGTCATGATGAAGGGACCGGAAGGTCAGATGGCGGTTGCCTGTCGGCGCAGCAACGGTGAAATTGTCGTCAAATACGAAAATCGACTGCCCCTGACAAAAAAGTATGCTTTTTTAGGCTTGCCTATTCTGCGCGGTGTGGTCGCTTTCCTTGATTCCCTGGTGGGCGGCGTAAAAGTACTGAATTATTCGGCTGAGCTGTATGGAGAAGCGGCGGAGGGTGAGGAAGCACTCAAGGATTGGCAGATGTACTTGGCGGTTATTCTGGCTCTGCTCATGGGCGTGGGCTTATTTATGGTTCTTCCTACCGTTGTCTTGCGTTTTCTGCCGCTGCAGCGCCTGCAGAGTTCCTTGCTGCGTAATTTGCTGGAAGGCTGCATCCGGATTCTTTTCTTTTTTGCTTATGTCACCGCAGTTTCCTATGTGGATGATATTCGCCGGGTATTTCAGTATCACGGCGCGGAACACAAAACAATTCATTGTTATGAAGCAAAAGAACCGCTGACCGTGGCAAAAGTACGAAAATATAGTACGCTGCATCCCCGCTGCGGCACGAATTTTCTCTTCATCGTCATGGTGGTGTCGTCTTTGTTCTTTTCGTTGTTCGGCTGGCCGAATCTTTTCGTCAGAGTACTCTCCCGATTGCTGCTGATGCCGTTGGTAGCCGGGATTT
It contains:
- the glpX gene encoding class II fructose-bisphosphatase, with the translated sequence MHRELTLEFVRVTEAAALACGRLLGRGDKNGADGLAVEAMRRLFDSINIEGTVVIGEGEMDEAPMLFIGEKVGNGQGPQVDIAVDPLEGTNLVAKGLPGAISCLAAAPAGCLLHAPDMYMEKIAVGPAAAGLIDINWPVSKNLEAVAKAKQKSISEVTLICLDRERHSEIIRQAREAGARIRLITDGDVSAAVSTAIEDSGIDIMIGTGGAPEGVLAAAALKCMGGELQGRLIPMNETEKTRVLAMGLQLGKVLRLNDLVKTDDVFFSSTGISDGDLLKGVRYSGNGIAKTQSIVMRGRSGTVRIIEATHRLAQKQWNF
- a CDS encoding DUF1385 domain-containing protein, with product MATGKKYAAYGGQAVIEGVMMKGPEGQMAVACRRSNGEIVVKYENRLPLTKKYAFLGLPILRGVVAFLDSLVGGVKVLNYSAELYGEAAEGEEALKDWQMYLAVILALLMGVGLFMVLPTVVLRFLPLQRLQSSLLRNLLEGCIRILFFFAYVTAVSYVDDIRRVFQYHGAEHKTIHCYEAKEPLTVAKVRKYSTLHPRCGTNFLFIVMVVSSLFFSLFGWPNLFVRVLSRLLLMPLVAGISYEILRLMGKYAGENKFVDFFTKPGLWLQKLTTREPDDSQIEVAIRALQGVLPPEEVSNHV
- a CDS encoding radical SAM protein encodes the protein MRQQFQSKTRRKALPFRLLSADSQNTLLEEPDLEILIRQGEEVLLPDAADWIPLPAGAGLISLPGRVPLGIDAKGRVMEVQDRLAVAATLPQGYTRLGLPAFREMPAAAELPLYGYAAVAWQQGAVWVAAHATDTMRDRWDPKHFSTDALEDCIRRRQAEFPQNRIIAQLAHCALDYSCFTAQNMFYRRWEAGIPVSPQCNARCLGCISLQPSECCPSPQTRLTFVPGVEEISAIGAAHLELAEDAIISFGQGCEGEPSLQWPVLCQAMREIRQQTKAGSININSNAGDSKAIAALAKNGLDSIRISLNSVRPAFYNAYYRPVNYQLQDVFRSMEICRENGVQIALNLLSFPGITDRERELEALLLCIRKYKISMVQMRNLNIDPDLYWRQMAPDPERDGAALGLGKEIAILQAENDLLVGSFSRSVRK
- the rpmE gene encoding 50S ribosomal protein L31; the protein is MKDKIHPKMYEADVICACGERFKALSTQKEVRVELCSKCHPFFTGKQKLVDTGGRVDRFRRRWGLKDETEA